A window of Fodinibius salinus contains these coding sequences:
- a CDS encoding SIR2 family protein: MASKLENIPEPPTEIIEAAKDNRLVLFIGTGPSISMGAANWNQFADNVLNQLRKKEIIDYAFIDQLSNLDPRKRLSIARSLAEEEGVEIDYKKSVMPSEKDSTESKIYEHLLGIGSHFVTTNYDDYLDQPIHKPFESQDEARERKIIDKNIIYNPSNINSDSFSEPNTVVHLHGSFSSESTEKLVITTEDYLNHYYYDNDLKSGIRDFLEMLFDGFFTILFVGYGLQELELLEYILAKSEDSSEDSRTQQRTRFWLQGCFSHEKNTYAQLKKYYSENFNIEMLLYSLDQKHYSALEDIMAKWGVKINSETTPTSKKIRFANEAIQDE; encoded by the coding sequence ATGGCTTCGAAACTTGAAAACATACCTGAACCACCCACTGAGATAATTGAGGCAGCAAAAGATAATCGCTTAGTATTATTTATAGGTACAGGTCCCTCTATAAGTATGGGCGCCGCAAATTGGAATCAATTTGCTGATAATGTATTAAATCAACTTAGAAAGAAAGAAATAATTGATTACGCGTTTATTGACCAATTGAGTAATCTAGATCCCCGTAAAAGATTGTCTATAGCGAGATCTTTGGCTGAAGAAGAAGGAGTAGAAATTGATTATAAAAAATCAGTTATGCCCTCTGAAAAAGACTCTACTGAAAGCAAAATTTATGAACATCTGCTGGGTATTGGTTCACATTTTGTTACTACAAACTATGATGATTACTTAGACCAACCAATACATAAGCCTTTTGAATCACAGGATGAAGCAAGAGAAAGAAAAATTATTGATAAAAATATTATCTACAATCCTTCCAATATTAATTCGGACTCATTTTCTGAGCCTAATACGGTCGTTCATCTTCATGGTAGTTTTTCAAGCGAAAGTACAGAAAAACTTGTCATAACTACAGAAGATTATTTAAACCATTATTATTACGATAATGACTTGAAAAGTGGGATTCGGGATTTCTTAGAGATGTTATTTGACGGTTTTTTCACGATCCTTTTTGTTGGTTATGGATTGCAGGAGCTTGAGTTATTGGAATATATACTTGCAAAGTCGGAAGATTCATCTGAAGATTCTAGAACACAACAAAGAACCAGATTTTGGCTGCAGGGTTGTTTTAGTCATGAAAAAAATACCTATGCTCAACTTAAAAAATACTATTCCGAAAATTTTAATATTGAAATGCTATTGTATTCATTGGATCAAAAGCATTACTCAGCATTAGAGGACATAATGGCCAAATGGGGGGTTAAAATTAACTCAGAAACGACTCCTACTTCTAAAAAGATAAGATTTGCAAATGAGGCAATACAAGATGAGTGA